In the genome of Nycticebus coucang isolate mNycCou1 chromosome 12, mNycCou1.pri, whole genome shotgun sequence, one region contains:
- the LOC128562475 gene encoding E3 ubiquitin-protein ligase NRDP1-like translates to MGYDVARFQGVIDEDLICPICRGVLAEPVQAPHCEHAFCNACITHWLSEQQTCPVDSTVLTVAHLRPVPRIMRNILSKLQIACDHAQFGCSAIVRLDNLTSHLSDCEHNPKRTVTCEQGCDLEMPKDELSNHNCIKHVRSVVERQQTRLAELERTSAEHQHQLVEQKRDIQLLKAYVRAIRSVNPNLQNLEETIEYNEILEWVNSLRPARVTRWGGMISTPDAVLQSAIKRSLVESGCPASIVNGLIENAHERSWPQGLATLETRQMNRRFYENYATKRIPGKQAVVVMACENQHMGDDMMQEPGLVIIFAHGVEEM, encoded by the coding sequence ATGGGGTATGATGTAGCCCGTTTCCAGGGGGTTATTGACGAAGACCTTATCTGTCCTATTTGCAGAGGCGTCTTGGCAGAGCCAGTGCAGGCGCCCCATTGTGAGCATGCTTTCTGCAACGCCTGCATCACCCACTGGCTCTCTGAACAACAGACGTGTCCGGTGGACAGCACTGTGCTGACGGTGGCCCACCTGCGCCCTGTACCTCGGATCATGCGGAACATACTGTCAAAGCTGCAGATTGCCTGCGACCACGCTCAGTTTGGCTGCAGTGCCATTGTTCGGCTGGATAACCTCACGTCTCACCTCAGCGATTGTGAGCACAACCCTAAGCGGACTGTGACCTGTGAACAGGGCTGCGACCTGGAGATGCCCAAAGATGAACTGTCAAATCACAACTGCATTAAGCACGTGCGCTCAGTGGTAGAGCGGCAGCAGACACGCCTAGCAGAGCTGGAGAGGACGTCAGCGGAGCACCAGCACCAGCTGGTGGAGCAGAAGCGAGACATCCAGCTGCTAAAGGCGTACGTGCGGGCCATCCGCAGCGTCAACCCCAACCTTCAGAACCTGGAGGAGACGATCGAATATAATGAGATCCTAGAGTGGGTGAACTCCCTTCGACCGGCTAGAGTGACCCGCTGGGGAGGGATGATCTCGACCCCAGATGCTGTGCTCCAGTCTGCGATCAAGCGCTCCCTGGTGGAGAGTGGCTGCCCTGCCTCTATTGTCAACGGGCTGATTGAAAACGCCCATGAGCGCAGCTGGCCCCAGGGTCTGGCCACGCTAGAGACAAGACAGATGAATCGCCGCTTCTATGAGAACTACGCGACCAAACGCATCCCTGGCAAGCAGGCTGTGGTCGTGATGGCCTGTGAAAACCAGCATATGGGCGATGACATGATGCAAGAGCCGGGCCTTGTTATCATATTTGCTCACGGTGTGGAGGAGATGTAG